AGTGGATCATACCAATCTGCTTTTTGGAGTGCCCATTGGAACCAGTTTTTATCGGTGGAAGGATTCTCAGTTTTCTCAAGGGCATTTATATATTCACGAATTAGGATTGATTCTTTCCAACGTCGGGCCTGATCTAATAAATCCTTAAAGTCACTGATTTCTTTTTGTTTTAGTCTTAATTGTTCTTGTTCTAATCGTTTTATTTCTTCCAAGGCTGCGAAATACTTTCTGTTTTTTCTCCATGTTTCATTTAATTCGCTGACTTTTTCTTCCAACCGAACAAAAATTTTGAGCAACTTATCTTCTAGTAAGGTTTGTCCGTCCTGCCAAACGGCGTTTCTATAATCATCAATACTAAACGCTAAAACTCCAGTAGGCTCCAAGCGGTAAGGGTTCCATTTGTCGTTTGTTGGTACTTTTTTGTTGGTCTCACGGAGGTGAATTTTTTGACTGACATTTCTTTTGGTTACATAGGTAAATCCATTTCGGACTTCTATTGTAAATCCTCTTGCTTTAAAGTTACCTATTAGCGTATTCATGATTCTTAATGCTCTATTAGCATTTTTAGGGGTTGCTCGAATATCTATACAGTGCGGGCCTGTACCTTGATTTGGACTCGATTGATAGGGGGATGGTTTTTCTGAAAATGAATGTTGAGCCTCCAAAATTAGCTGATCTGGATTGATTAATTTGTTGGGTACTTTTAATGTGAAACCTGGTGTTTCAAGAATGTCTTTAACGAGTGGATCAATATCAGTGGTCTGCAGGTTGATGGTGTCCTCTCCTTCATAACCATTTGGAAGTTCAGCTTTGGGTGATACTTTACCATGTTTTAATTTGATCCAATGACCATTGGGAGGTAATGGGATCGCCATTTTTTTACATATTTTCTGCAATTGAACGGGAGTTAAAGGATATTCTTTACAAATTGTGGATAGTGGTTTAGACCATACTAATTCATAAAGTTCTTGGCGACTGAGTTGAATGGAGGACATATATAGCTGATTAAATTAAATCAACTAAAAGTAGAAGTATTTGTCTTAACGTGCTTTATGACACCACAAAAGAACTTAAAAGATGTTGGATTAACTATCTCTTGATCTAAACAGCTAGGAAATAATATTTTACCATTCGGAGTTACAGACTGAATGCAGAATCAAACGCACTCGTTGGGCAAATGAGTGTGAGCTGGGGAATTTCTTTGGGAACATCGTGGACGCTATTGTAAGCAGAACAACAATGCGTGTTAAGCTAAAATTCGGCATTAAATGAATGCGATTTTTGTAAACATTATTTCACTTTTGTAATAAAAAATAAAGGTATTAGTGGAGCAGTGGATATTAAAGGACAGTAGACTTTCTAGTTGGGAATTTTTTGATATAAAAAGTTAGAATTGAGATTTAAGGTGTTTGCCACAAATAAAAAGCCTACTCAACTAAATGAGCAGGACATATCTACCTATGAAAAACATTCCGGCGGGGTGCCGGATTTTCTTTAACTAATATATCTTTTTAAAATTATTTTGCACTTAAAATAATAAGGTAAAATAGTCTTAAAAATTTAAAAACCTCGATTACTTGCCACGATAGAAGAAATATTAACAAGTTATATAGTATAGTTTTAACTAAACAAAAAGATTCAATCATACCTTTTGTTGAGAGTAACAATATTGCCGCTACAGAAACGATTGCAGATAGTAACACCGCTATTTTGTTGTATTTTATTAAATCATTGAACTTGTTAAATTCTTTAAGTTTTTTAACAGAAGAACTATCGCTTTGAAGAATAAGCGTTAGTACTGCGATTAGAAACCCAAAACAGATGGCCGAAAAATCAATTGATTTATCTAAAAGCTTTTCCAAATCCATTTTTTTATACAATTGAAAATAGGCAGTGGATACTGTAATAACTGTAGAAAGAAGAAGTGGACCATACTTTTCTAAATAATATCGATCAGATTTATTCGAGTTTTGCATGTTCTAATTTATTAAAGTATAAATCAAAATCTGGAATCGCAGACCTGTAAGCACTTTGAATTTCTTGTTTGCGCTCAGTTGGCTGTAAATCCGCCATATTTTTCCGCTCATTAACTTTAATATATAATTTCATGGTATCAATCACCAAGTCTACTTCAGTTAATGAATCTTTGTTTTCGGTAGTGTACCCTTTTAATTTTATATGTTTAACAGCGCCGTCAGATTGAGGGATTAGCTTTTGAAAACCAGAAAGAACACTATTTATAAATCCTCCATTCAAAACATGCGAGGTTCTTGCACCCACACTGGCAATAATTTTAAAATTGTCCGCACCTAAATCTTTACCTGGTTTTAGAACTTCTCCAACCGCTTTGCCTTCATTTTCTGATTTACGTATTAAATAATCAGGGTTAGCAACTTCAATTTCAAGTGTTTTTTTCTCGCCCATTGAAAGCAATTTTTCGAGGCTATCTACATTGTAAACAGTTTTAAAATTGATATCAAATGGCTTATACCATGTGTCGTTTGATAACCTATAAATCACGTCTTCAAACTGATTTAGGTAGGTTCCTTCTTTGCTAATTTCATATAACAGAATTCCGCGATGTTTTTCAAACAAAAAAACATTAGGATAGGCAAGACCTTCTACATTAGTTAAACCTAATGGTGAAAGCACCCCAGTTGTTACATTATTTTTAGGCGGTGTTGATTGCATTTTTGTTGTCTGGACCAATCCAACGATGTAGTCTCCACAATCTTCAAGGTATTTCAATCTTACGTATCTATCAGATAGCTTAATATCACGCTCTGATATTTCGGGATCCATTAAGAAATCAGCAAATGTAAATTCGCGATAATCATTCACACGGAGTGTTACGGTCACTACTTCTAATCTTTTTTTCTTTTTTGCCACGGTAAATTGTTTTTATACTAAGAAATTATGTTTTTATAGAATGAACTTTATTTATTAATGAAATTTAAGTTTTAACCCTTCCCTTTCAGTTGGTTCATTTTCAAATTCAAAGTGAATTTCCGGATAGTACTGCTTAATATTAATCTCATTAAGCAAAAATAAATCAGGTAGATTTTTAATGAAATTATACTTTGTCATTAACCATTTGTTGATTTCGTAATCTGAAGCATCCTTATTAACATACTCCAGCTCCCATGCTCTTCCCATAAATGATAATGAATTAAAGAAAATTAAATATTGCTCAATTGTTGAAAGCTGCGCCCTTAGTGTTTTGATGTAATTATACTTCTCACCGTATGTTAGATTTTCTTGGTCATTTATATACTTAACCGTTTGAAAAAGATGACGAAAATAATGGCCTAGTTTATATTGATGACCACCGTAGAATTTTCGGTACGGCTTTTCATTTAGCAAGTCTTGGATGGGAGTTGTTTCTTCTAAACCAAAAAGTATATCTGATATGGAAACTCTACCTGAATTAATTAGATGTAACTCTTCAAGAGTTTGAGAAGGATCTTTCTTGATTTCGCTCCAATGTCTTAACAAATTCTTATTATAAGGTTTTAGGCTTATAAACGACGCAATTTTTGAAATAAAATCGCTTTGATATTTATTTTCAAATAATTTACATAATGCACTTAAATCCTCATATGATGTTCCAAAAAATACGATGGAATAAGCAATGTCAATATGTGCTAATCTAATAAGGTCAAAACCTGTTCTTTTTAAGTTAATGGAAGCAGTTTTATTAAAATATTCACTTTGGAATATTAAGTGAATATCACAATTCTTGAAAAATGGAGCTACTTCTTTATAACAAGCCTCAACCTGGCTATATATAAAATCAATTGCTTTTCGGTCTTTCTTAATTACATTATCGACTTCATAAACAATATCATATAAGTTTTCTTTATGAAGTTTTATCAATTCAATAAACCGATTTTCAATCTGTGACTTTTCAAATTGTTTATCCTGTTTTTCAATAGCATTTTGCTGGCTGACTAATGTTTCAGCTTGTTGCTTGAAACTAAGGTAAACAAATATGAACCCCATTGTTGAGACTAAAGTGCCAATGACTCCTCCAAAGAAGTCGCCTATTTGACCAGTTTCTGTCCATTTTGAATTACCGGTGAGCCCCCAAGTAAACTCAGCTGATACCGAGTAAATAAAAATCGCGGTTATTATTATTGTAATGAAGCCCAATAGGCCGACAAGCCACCATAACCAGTTTAATTTTTTAAGTTTTTGTAAGAGCTCTTCAATTTGTTGTTTTTGCATTGGTAGTGATATTTTTAATTGTATAGTTAATAATTACGCCGACCGATCAACTCCATCAATAAATGTATTTACATAGTTGATGATTTTGGATAGGACTCTTTCGATGATTTTTTTGCGTTCGAGGAGTTTGGGTTTTTCCTGGAGTATTTCAAATACATCATCGCGTAGGGGTTTTCGTTCGGTGAATAAATAATTACCGATTACTTCCTGCAGCTTTTCGGGCATTAGGTTTTCTTCTGCACATAAGGCGTTGAAGGCTTTTACCTTCTCTGCATCCCAGAAATCATCAAAAAACTGAGGAATATCTTCCGCATCTTCTATATGAGGTATATTTTCGAGGATGAACTTTTCAATCAGTTCTTTTTTGCTACGAAGCTGAACTTCTCCCGACAGTATGTCGATAATGGCTTTTCGCTGCTTGGTTTGCTCTTCCGGGCTGCTGTCTTTTAACTTTGCCAGTAATTGAAGTATATAGGCAACGTTTATTTCATCACGATGAATAAGTTCCAATTCAAAATCTACATCCTCTAAAATTGAAACTTTTTCTTTGGCATTTTCATTTTTAACCTTGTCATACAAATCGAGGTACTTGCTTTTATAATCCTCAAAATTTTGTTCGGTCATGGCTAACTGGTCAAAGCTAAAGTCGGCGAAAGTGCTTAGGACGTTCTTTAAGCGCATTAACTCTCTAAACGCTTTTATGAACTCTAATTCTTCCACTTCACTCGCTAAATCATCCACACTGTTAACAGTTGGGGCAATTTTTATAAGCGCATCAAATGCCTGATTGAACTTTGTAACGTAATCTTCATACGGTTCCATCAGGATAATGTCCTTGGCGTCCTTATTGGAAAATAGAGCAATGGCATCATCAGTAGCCCTTTTTAAATTACGGAAACAAACAATATTACCTTGAGATTTTTGCTCGTTAAGTATGCGGTTAGTGCGTGAAAATGCCTGAATTAAACCGTGGTATTTAAGGTTTTTATCGACATACAGCGTATTCAATGTCTTGCTGTCGAAACCTG
Above is a window of Solitalea lacus DNA encoding:
- a CDS encoding DUF6731 family protein, whose protein sequence is MAKKKKRLEVVTVTLRVNDYREFTFADFLMDPEISERDIKLSDRYVRLKYLEDCGDYIVGLVQTTKMQSTPPKNNVTTGVLSPLGLTNVEGLAYPNVFLFEKHRGILLYEISKEGTYLNQFEDVIYRLSNDTWYKPFDINFKTVYNVDSLEKLLSMGEKKTLEIEVANPDYLIRKSENEGKAVGEVLKPGKDLGADNFKIIASVGARTSHVLNGGFINSVLSGFQKLIPQSDGAVKHIKLKGYTTENKDSLTEVDLVIDTMKLYIKVNERKNMADLQPTERKQEIQSAYRSAIPDFDLYFNKLEHAKLE
- a CDS encoding putative phage abortive infection protein translates to MQKQQIEELLQKLKKLNWLWWLVGLLGFITIIITAIFIYSVSAEFTWGLTGNSKWTETGQIGDFFGGVIGTLVSTMGFIFVYLSFKQQAETLVSQQNAIEKQDKQFEKSQIENRFIELIKLHKENLYDIVYEVDNVIKKDRKAIDFIYSQVEACYKEVAPFFKNCDIHLIFQSEYFNKTASINLKRTGFDLIRLAHIDIAYSIVFFGTSYEDLSALCKLFENKYQSDFISKIASFISLKPYNKNLLRHWSEIKKDPSQTLEELHLINSGRVSISDILFGLEETTPIQDLLNEKPYRKFYGGHQYKLGHYFRHLFQTVKYINDQENLTYGEKYNYIKTLRAQLSTIEQYLIFFNSLSFMGRAWELEYVNKDASDYEINKWLMTKYNFIKNLPDLFLLNEINIKQYYPEIHFEFENEPTEREGLKLKFH